A genomic region of Streptomyces sp. R33 contains the following coding sequences:
- a CDS encoding gas vesicle structural protein GvpA produces MTMVPQGGGPVARGQGGGTSSLYDVLELILDRGLVIDVFVRVSVVGIELIKIDARIVVASVDTYLRFAEACNRLDLEAGRKAPAQLPDVMGNMLEGGARGKTKGALSGAVEAVTDSVTGKSSKSSEPEEEEEAEEAPRRRRPAARRPVRREKE; encoded by the coding sequence ATGACCATGGTGCCGCAGGGCGGCGGCCCCGTCGCCCGAGGGCAGGGAGGCGGCACGAGCAGCCTCTACGACGTCCTCGAGCTCATCCTCGATCGCGGGCTGGTCATCGACGTCTTCGTCCGCGTCTCCGTGGTGGGCATCGAACTCATCAAGATCGACGCGCGGATCGTGGTCGCGAGCGTCGATACCTACCTGCGCTTCGCCGAGGCTTGCAACCGCCTCGACCTCGAAGCAGGCCGCAAGGCCCCTGCCCAGCTTCCCGATGTCATGGGCAACATGCTTGAAGGCGGGGCCCGCGGGAAGACGAAGGGTGCCCTCAGCGGAGCCGTCGAGGCCGTGACCGATTCTGTGACTGGCAAATCCTCCAAGTCCAGTGAGCCGGAAGAAGAGGAAGAGGCGGAAGAGGCGCCCAGGCGGCGGCGCCCGGCTGCCCGACGCCCCGTACGGCGGGAGAAGGAGTAA
- the gvpO gene encoding gas vesicle protein GvpO yields the protein MAAAEPARPRRASSHSAGDGEGQDRERPGRAAPRRRSGKSGAAAAMRAAAQQLAELLGRLPDSVSSLKPTEDGWEAEVEVVELERIPDTTSVMASYRVALDEEGELISYKRTRRYTRGMIDRPT from the coding sequence ATGGCCGCAGCGGAACCTGCACGCCCCCGGCGGGCCTCTTCGCACAGCGCCGGTGACGGTGAAGGGCAGGACAGGGAAAGGCCCGGGCGCGCTGCGCCCCGGCGCCGTTCCGGAAAGTCGGGCGCGGCGGCGGCGATGCGCGCCGCGGCGCAGCAGCTCGCTGAACTGCTGGGCCGGCTTCCGGATTCCGTCTCCTCGCTCAAGCCGACCGAGGACGGCTGGGAGGCGGAGGTGGAAGTGGTGGAGCTGGAACGCATCCCGGACACCACCAGCGTGATGGCCAGTTATCGCGTCGCGCTGGACGAGGAGGGTGAGCTGATCTCCTACAAACGCACCCGCCGCTACACGCGCGGCATGATCGACCGGCCGACCTGA
- a CDS encoding gas vesicle protein GvpG gives MGLVSYLLTLPVAPVRAVTWVAQRVVDKAEEEYYDPAPIWRQLAELEQQLLRGEIDQETFDRQEDELIDRLEEIAAFRQQLL, from the coding sequence ATGGGACTCGTGTCCTACCTGCTGACGCTCCCCGTCGCCCCGGTGCGCGCCGTCACCTGGGTCGCCCAGCGCGTGGTCGACAAGGCCGAAGAGGAGTACTACGACCCCGCTCCGATCTGGCGCCAGCTGGCCGAGCTGGAGCAGCAGCTGCTGCGCGGAGAGATCGACCAGGAGACCTTCGACCGCCAGGAGGACGAGCTGATCGACCGGCTCGAAGAGATCGCAGCGTTCCGGCAGCAGCTTCTTTGA
- a CDS encoding GvpL/GvpF family gas vesicle protein — translation MPLYVYSITAKDHPLRLDGVSGVGAEPSPLRTVTAGTLCAVVSDIAEDIRPKRRDLNAHQQVLEMLMADGVILPLQFGYIATDDLAVRQVLESNAESYLGALKRLEGCAEYHVRASQVDEAPLLQQILQDVPEASDLNNRIRGGDRDPGLPLALGEIVAREVQVRQEALAAGLTEALVPFSREYVAHPPSGSDFLNLSLLVPEEQQEALRTAEANLAREIGSGIDLRFSGPLPPYSFVQ, via the coding sequence ATGCCGCTCTACGTGTACTCGATCACCGCGAAGGACCACCCCCTCCGCCTGGACGGCGTCAGCGGCGTCGGCGCCGAGCCCTCCCCCCTGCGTACGGTCACTGCAGGCACACTGTGCGCGGTGGTCAGCGACATCGCTGAGGACATCCGGCCCAAACGCCGCGACCTGAACGCCCACCAACAGGTCTTGGAGATGCTGATGGCCGACGGGGTGATCCTGCCGCTGCAATTCGGCTACATCGCCACCGACGACCTCGCGGTGCGCCAGGTCCTCGAGTCCAACGCGGAAAGCTACCTCGGTGCGCTCAAGCGTCTGGAGGGGTGCGCCGAGTACCACGTCAGGGCCTCGCAGGTCGATGAGGCACCATTGCTGCAGCAGATCCTTCAGGACGTGCCCGAGGCGAGCGACCTCAACAACCGGATCCGCGGCGGAGACCGGGATCCGGGCCTGCCGCTCGCCCTGGGCGAAATAGTCGCCCGCGAGGTGCAGGTACGGCAGGAGGCCCTGGCGGCCGGCCTGACCGAGGCGCTCGTCCCCTTCTCCCGTGAGTACGTGGCTCACCCGCCCTCGGGGAGCGACTTCCTCAACCTCTCCCTCCTCGTACCCGAAGAGCAACAGGAGGCCCTGCGCACCGCGGAAGCCAACCTGGCCCGGGAGATCGGCAGCGGCATCGACCTGCGCTTTTCGGGACCGCTGCCCCCCTACAGCTTCGTCCAGTAA
- a CDS encoding histone protein, whose product MEDTTKIALAAAVAGGYLLGRAKKGRLAFTVATYLAGRRFGLEPGQLLKEGASRLKEMPQFEELAEQLRGEALDAGKQALAVAANRKLADLAGVLHERTLGLTGSGRDEEGQGEDEDEEPYEDEEAEDYAGEDEEGYAEPEDEVEEGEEEEEGEQEPEAEAEEEEEPEEEEEEEEEEEEPEQEEPEEEEEEEPPPRLRRTRTPARKTVRRPTPAKKSAPAKKAAPAKRTPAKKAAPSRDAAPAKKAAPKKSSPARKTAAKKTAGARPAKKAAPAKKSAPRRAAAKKTSAPPRKRSTAQSPARKSAATKATAKKTTGRTPARKTAAKKTAARKPSTRR is encoded by the coding sequence ATGGAGGACACCACCAAGATCGCGCTCGCAGCCGCTGTGGCTGGGGGCTACCTACTCGGCCGGGCGAAGAAGGGCCGCCTGGCGTTCACCGTGGCGACCTATCTCGCCGGCCGCCGCTTCGGACTCGAACCCGGCCAGCTGCTCAAGGAAGGTGCCTCCCGCCTCAAGGAGATGCCGCAGTTCGAAGAACTCGCCGAACAGCTGCGCGGAGAAGCCCTCGACGCCGGCAAGCAGGCGCTGGCTGTCGCGGCCAACCGGAAGCTCGCCGACCTCGCCGGCGTACTGCACGAGCGCACCCTCGGGCTCACCGGCAGCGGTCGGGACGAGGAAGGGCAGGGCGAGGACGAGGACGAGGAACCGTACGAGGACGAGGAAGCCGAGGATTACGCGGGAGAGGACGAGGAGGGGTACGCCGAGCCCGAGGACGAAGTCGAAGAAGGCGAAGAAGAGGAAGAAGGCGAGCAGGAACCGGAGGCGGAGGCCGAAGAGGAGGAGGAACCTGAGGAAGAGGAAGAGGAAGAAGAGGAGGAGGAAGAGCCCGAGCAGGAGGAGCCAGAGGAGGAAGAAGAAGAGGAGCCTCCCCCACGACTGCGCCGGACTCGTACCCCCGCCCGAAAGACCGTCCGGCGCCCCACCCCGGCGAAGAAGTCAGCGCCTGCGAAGAAGGCCGCACCGGCAAAGAGGACGCCCGCGAAGAAGGCAGCGCCCTCCAGGGATGCCGCACCCGCGAAGAAGGCAGCGCCGAAGAAGTCCTCCCCAGCCAGGAAGACGGCAGCGAAGAAGACCGCCGGCGCCCGGCCCGCGAAGAAGGCAGCGCCCGCCAAGAAGAGCGCCCCGCGCAGGGCGGCTGCGAAGAAGACCAGCGCCCCGCCGCGCAAGAGGAGCACCGCTCAGAGCCCGGCACGCAAGAGCGCTGCCACCAAGGCCACCGCCAAGAAGACCACAGGCCGCACCCCGGCTCGCAAGACGGCCGCCAAGAAGACGGCAGCGCGCAAGCCGTCCACGCGGAGGTAG